One window from the genome of Glycine soja cultivar W05 chromosome 12, ASM419377v2, whole genome shotgun sequence encodes:
- the LOC114379484 gene encoding NAD(P)H dehydrogenase (quinone) FQR1-like → MAVQVYIVYYSMYGHVERLAEEIKKGADSVEGVEAKLWQVAEILPEEVLGKMGAPPKSDVPIITPNELSEADGFVFGFPTRFGMMAAQFKAFIDATGGLWKTQQLAGKPAGIFYSTSSQGGGQETTALTAITQLVHHGMLFVPIGYTFGAGMFEMEELKGGSPYGSGTYAGDGSRQPTKLELEQAFHQGKYIAGITKKLKEAA, encoded by the exons ATGGCTGTCCAAGTTTATATTGT GTACTACTCTATGTACGGGCATGTGGAGAGATTAGcagaagaaataaagaaaggaGCTGATTCGGTGGAAGGCGTTGAGGCCAAACTATGGCAG GTAGCTGAGATATTGCCAGAAGAGGTTCTTGGCAAAATGGGAGCACCACCAAAGAGTGACGTACCAATCATTACCCCTAATGAGCTCTCTGAGGCTGATGGGTTTGTCTTTGGCTTCCCAACAAGATTTGGAATGATGGCTGCTCAGTTCAAAGCTTTTATAGATGCAACTGGAGGTTTGTGGAAAACACAACAACTTGCAGGGAAGCCGGCTGGAATCTTCTATAGCACTAGTTCCCAGGGTGGTGGACAAGAGACTACAGC GCTGACTGCTATAACTCAGTTGGTTCATCATGGAATGCTATTTGTTCCAATTGGATACACATTTGGTGCTGGAATGTTTGAGATGGAGGAACTCAAAGGTGGAAGCCCATATGGTTCAGGAACTTATGCTGGTGATGGTTCAAGACAGCCAACTAAGCTTGAACTGGAGCAAGCATTCCACCAAGGCAAGTATATTGCCGGCATCACAAAGAAGCTCAAGGAAGCTGCATAA
- the LOC114378840 gene encoding uridine kinase-like protein 1, chloroplastic, with protein MSEETTSIDYVMEASSRSHFSALRLDGQVPSSATAASSTLDSTLTLNSLPNQPFVIGVSGGTASGKTTVGNMIIQQLHDHCVVLVNKDLFYHGLNPEELKRVHKYNFNHPGVDVILDCMGATYYQKNLDSLNFDGRLFIIGFQGKHTSAGDKEKMVPLAEVQAQTDQTQAKGVQGVQTTTNKRRMVRPAYLIDFI; from the exons ATGTCGGAAGAAACGACGTCGATTGACTACGTAATGGAGGCATCATCTAGGTCTCACTTCTCCGCCCTGAGACTCGACGGCCAGGTCCCATCCTCCGCCACGGCCGCGTCCTCCACTCTCGATTCAACCCTAACCCTCAATTCCCTTCCCAATCAACCCTTCGTCATAG GAGTTTCTGGAGGTACTGCCTCGGGCAAAACCACCGTCGGCAATATGATCATTCAGCAACTCCACGATCACTGCGTTGTCCTTGTAAATAag gaCTTGTTTTATCACGGGTTGAATCCTGAAGAGTTGAAACGTGTTCACAAGTACAATTTCAACCACCCTG GTGTTGATGTTATTCTTGATTGTATGGGAGCAACCTACTATCAAAAAAATCTTGATAGCTTGAATTTTGATGGAAGGCTTTTTATTATTGGCTTTCAAG GGAAGCATACATCAGCAGGAGACAAAGAGAAGATGGTGCCATTAGCAGAAGTCCAAGCACAAACAGATCAAACACAAGCAAAGGGGGTGCAGGGGGtgcaaacaacaacaaacaagagAAGAATGGTGAGGCCTGCTTACCTTATTGACTTCATTTGA